A genomic region of Trifolium pratense cultivar HEN17-A07 linkage group LG3, ARS_RC_1.1, whole genome shotgun sequence contains the following coding sequences:
- the LOC123915960 gene encoding glutathione S-transferase T1-like, which yields MIGKLKVYADRMSQPCRAVLIFCRLNGIDFEEIKVDISKRHHLSLEFTEVNPLQKVPAILHGNLNLFESHAILVYLSSAFPGIADHWYPTDVFKRAKVNSVLDWHHSNLRYGEVNYVSNTVLGPALGRPRNPKAAAEAETVLLSSLSKLENIWLNGDGRFLLGSFQPSIADLSLVCELTQLEVLDETDRSRILSPYKKVLGWIEDTRTATNPHFEEMHNILYRAKKKFQQQRSRIAESGTETSNKMGRHSKM from the exons ATGATAGGGAAGCTGAAGGTATATGCAGATCGTATGTCCCAACCATGTAGAGCAGTTCTTATATTTTGCAG GTTGAACGGAATCGATTTTGAGGAGATTAAAGTTGACATTTCCAAACGTCACCATCTATCCCTTGAATTCACAG aaGTAAACCCTCTGCAGAAAGTTCCAGCTATTCTTCATGGAAATCTCAATCTCTTCGAGAG CCATGCAATCCTTGTCTATCTTTCTTCTGCTTTTCCTGGAATTGCTGACCATTG GTATCCAACTGATGTTTTCAAGAGAGCAAAAGTCAATTCAGTTTTGGATTGGCATCACTCTAATTTACGATATGGAGAAG tgaattatgtatcaaatactGTATTAGGACCCGCACTTGGCCGTCCGCGGAATCCAAAAGCAGCTGCTGAAGCAGAAACAGTTTTATTATCTTCTTTATCAAAACTAGAGAATATTTGGCTCAATGGAGATGGACGATTCCTTCTCGGTAGCTTTCAACCGTCTATAGCAGATCTCAGCCTGGTTTGTGAACTCACACAACTCGAG GTTTTGGATGAGACGGACCGCAGTCGAATATTATCCCCATACAAGAAAGTTCTTGGGTGGATTGAGGATACAAGAACTGCAACAAATCCCCACTTTGAAGAGATGCATAATATCCTTTATAGAGCTAAAAAGAAATTCCAACAGCAGCGTTCAAGGATAGCTGAATCTGGGACTGAGACTAGCAACAAAATGGGGAGGCATTCCAAGATGTGA
- the LOC123915962 gene encoding probable CCR4-associated factor 1 homolog 11, whose protein sequence is MNKQNEEEPAIMIREVWAFNLDSEFSLIRQLVPHYRFVSMDTEFPGVIYTPKVDYRSLQPSDHYRYLKANVDALKLIQLGLTLTDANGNLPRVDSNYCIWQFNFREFDVEHDPHNQDSIQMLQRQGIDLPRNFLHGVDSLRFADLMLKSGLVLNTSVVWVTFHSAYDFGYLVKTLIRRDLPDTLQEFLGTLTILFGNNVYDMKHMMKFCNSLYGGLDRVATTLNVCRVAGKSHQAGSDSLLTWLAFKKMVDTYFINNEVQKHAGKLFGLEIAA, encoded by the coding sequence ATGAACAAGCAGAATGAAGAAGAGCCAGCAATCATGATCCGTGAAGTTTGGGCTTTCAATTTAGATTCTGAATTCAGTCTGATCCGTCAACTTGTCCCTCACTATCGTTTCGTCTCGATGGACACTGAGTTTCCAGGAGTGATCTATACACCCAAAGTTGATTACCGTTCTCTTCAACCCTCTGATCACTATCGTTACTTGAAGGCTAACGTTGATGCTCTTAAACTCATCCAACTCGGTCTCACACTCACTGATGCTAATGGTAACCTCCCCCGTGTTGATTCCAACTACTGCATATGGCAATTCAATTTCCGTGAATTTGATGTTGAACATGATCCTCATAACCAAGATTCCATTCAGATGCTTCAGCGTCAAGGAATTGATTTGCCCCGCAATTTTCTTCACGGTGTCGATTCGTTGCGTTTCGCTGACTTGATGCTCAAGTCTGGACTTGTTCTTAACACATCAGTTGTTTGGGTCACGTTTCATAGTGCTTATGATTTCGGGTATTTGGTCAAGACATTGATTCGAAGAGACCTACCAGACACCTTACAAGAGTTTTTAGGTACCTTGACTATATTGTTCGGTAACAATGTGTACGATATGAAACACATGATGAAGTTTTGCAACAGTTTGTATGGTGGTCTGGACAGAGTTGCTACCACACTCAATGTGTGCCGAGTTGCCGGAAAGTCCCATCAAGCCGGATCCGACAGTTTACTTACCTGGCTTGCATTTAAAAAGATGGTGGATACTTATTTCATCAACAACGAGGTTCAAAAGCACGCTGGGAAACTATTTGGGTTAGAAATTGCAGcttag